A section of the Deltaproteobacteria bacterium genome encodes:
- a CDS encoding response regulator produces MTAKKKILLIDDDKDFLFATKLILEKGGYEVFLAEDGKSGVEMWKSVAPDLAIIDMMMETWGEGFEVLKKIRATDTGKDTPLFMLSAVDLQGPYQSFEPPPEFPKVNMVLQKPVKADDLLGYIARELGNK; encoded by the coding sequence ATGACAGCAAAGAAAAAAATTCTCTTAATCGACGATGACAAAGATTTCCTGTTTGCGACTAAACTGATCTTGGAGAAGGGCGGGTACGAGGTATTTCTCGCTGAAGATGGGAAGAGCGGTGTGGAGATGTGGAAGTCGGTAGCTCCTGACCTTGCCATTATCGATATGATGATGGAAACGTGGGGTGAAGGATTCGAAGTATTGAAAAAGATCCGGGCCACGGATACGGGTAAGGATACGCCGCTTTTTATGTTGAGCGCGGTTGACCTGCAGGGTCCATACCAATCATTTGAACCGCCTCCGGAGTTTCCGAAGGTAAACATGGTTTTGCAAAAACCGGTGAAGGCTGATGATCTTCTCGGATATATCGCCCGGGAACTAGGTAACAAATAG